One Oryza sativa Japonica Group chromosome 8, ASM3414082v1 DNA window includes the following coding sequences:
- the LOC4344592 gene encoding hydroxyproline O-galactosyltransferase GALT2 → MARRWRPSHLVLVAGAAYLLLISLKFRRVLDLATADLAATDAAFSSPSSSDHLPPLPVSTTTTTSTSPGNGNGNATLFQVQPFWHRYDRVSLPDIVARNRSALDRMADDAWALGLTAWEDAAAFAGDPWELAAVDTATTDKCPSAVSVRARGRVVFLPCGLAAGSSVTVVGTPRAAHKEYVPQLARMRQGDGTVLVSQFMVELQGLRAVDGEDPPRILHLNPRLRGDWSQRPIIEHNTCYRMQWGSAQRCDGSPPEDNDDKVDGFTKCEKWIRDDVVDTKESKTTSWLKRFIGRAKKPAMTWPFPFVEDRLFVLTMQAGVEGFHIYVGGRHVTSFPYRPGFTLEDATGLFVKGDVDVHSVYATALPMSHPSFSLQQVLEMSEKWRTRPLPKDPVFLFIGILSASNHFAERMAVRKTWMQSSEVRSSKVVARFFVALNSRKEVNVMLKREAEYFGDIVILPFIDRYELVVLKTIAICEYGVQNLAAVHIMKCDDDTFVRVDVVVRHIKLNNGGRPLYMGNLNLLHRPLRMGKWTVTTEEWPEDIYPPYANGPGYVISGDIAKFVVSQHANQSLRLFKMEDVSMGLWVEKFNSTSPVKYSHSWKFCQYGCLENYYTAHYQSPRQMLCLWDKLVQGRASCCNYR, encoded by the exons atggcgcggcggtggcggccgtcgCACCTGGTGCTCGTGGCGGGGGCCGCCTacctcctcctcatctccctCAAGTTCCGCCGCGTGCTCgacctcgccaccgccgacctcgccgccaccgacgccgccttctcctccccttcctcctccgacCACCTCCCCCCGCTCCCggtctccaccaccaccaccacctccacctcccccggGAACGGGAACGGCAACGCGACGCTGTTCCAGGTCCAGCCCTTCTGGCACCGCTACGACCGCGTCTCCCTCCCGGACATCGTGGCGCGCAACCGCTCGGCGCTCGACCGCATGGCCGACGACGCGTGGGCGCTCGGCCTCACCGCGTGGGAGGACGCCGCGGCCTTCGCGGGCGACCCGtgggagctcgccgccgtcgacaccGCCACCACCGACAAATGCCCCTCCGCCGTctccgtgcgcgcgcgcgggagggtcGTCTTCCTGCCctgcggcctcgccgccggctcctCCGTCACCGTCGTCGGCACGCCCAGGGCCGCCCACAAGGAGTACGTGCCGCAGCTGGCCAGGATGCGCCAGGGGGATGGCACCGTGCTCGTCTCCCAGTTCATGGTCGAGCTTCAGGGGCTTCGCGCCGTCGACGGTGAGGACCCGCCCAGGATACTGCACCTCAACCCCAGGTTGAGAGGGGATTGGAGCCAGCGACCAATCATCGAGCACAATACCTGCTATAGGATGCAGTGGGGCTCCGCGCAGCGCTGCGATGGGTCGCCGCCCGAGGACAACGACGATAAGG TTGATGGGTTCACCAAATGTGAAAAATGGATACGTGATGATGTTGTTGACACAAAGGAGTCCAAGACAACTTCATGGTTGAAGAGGTTCATTGGGCGTGCAAAGAAACCTGCAATGACATGGCCATTCCCTTTTGTAGAAGACAGGCTATTTGTTCTTACTATGCAAGCTGGAGTTGAAGGTTTCCATATATATGTTGGTGGAAGACATGTGACCTCCTTCCCTTACAGACCA GGCTTCACTCTTGAAGATGCAACAGGGTTATTTGTTAAGGGCGATGTGGATGTTCATTCAGTTTATGCCACTGCACTTCCTATGTCTCATCCCAGTTTTTCACTTCAACAAGTTCTTGAGATGTCAGAAAAATGGAGGACCCGACCACTACCAAAAGAtccagtttttctttttattggaATACTCTCTGCTTCTAATCATTTCGCTGAGCGAATGGCTGTTAGAAAAACATGGATGCAAAGTTCAGAAGTCCGGTCATCTAAAGTGGTTGCCCGATTCTTTGTTGCACTG AATTCAAGGAAAGAGGTCAATGTAATGCTTAAGAGAGAAGCTGAATACTTTGGAGACATTGTAATTTTGCCATTTATAGATCGTTATGAGTTGGTGGTTCTCAAGACAATCGCTATTTGCGAGTACGGG GTCCAAAATTTGGCTGCTGTACATATCATGAAATGTGACGATGATACATTTGTGAGGGTAGATGTGGTTGTCAGACACATCAAGTTGAACAATGGTGGCAGGCCATTATATATGGGGAACCTCAACCTCTTGCATAGGCCCTTGAGAATGGGTAAATGGACAGTTACAACAGAG GAGTGGCCTGAAGACATCTATCCACCTTATGCAAATGGACCCGGTTATGTGATTTCTGGTGACATAGCGAAATTCGTCGTGTCTCAGCATGCCAACCAGAGCTTAAGG CTATTCAAGATGGAGGACGTAAGCATGGGGCTGTGGGTTGAGAAGTTCAACTCCACGTCTCCTGTCAAGTATTCCCACAGCTGGAAGTTCTGCCAGTACGGCTGCCTGGAGAACTATTACACGGCGCATTACCAGTCACCGAGGCAAATGCTGTGCCTCTGGGACAAGCTGGTCCAGGGCCGAGCATCCTGCTGCAACTACAGATAG
- the LOC4344593 gene encoding pentatricopeptide repeat-containing protein At1g53600, mitochondrial codes for MAALRLPRAPTTAALAAGVPHRFPAPEGEPPPPRGPNRAHLNALLTSYGRRGRLRDAQLLFDQMPSRDVISWTALLTAYADGGDLASARLVFDDMPRRNAPSWNALLSVYLRAARPRAAHALFYKMPAKNAVSYGAIISGLAKAEMLHEAELVYEEMPWQWRDPVGSNALMAGYLRVGELAMALRVFEGMTVRDVISWSAMVDGLCKHGSVSEARRVFDAMPERNVVSWTSMIRGYVKRGMCRDGLLLFLNMRREGVQVNTTTLSVALDACAAASLAREGIQIHNLIISMGFELDIFLGDSIIIMYSRFGWMVDAKRAFDCMQQKDIVSWNSLITGYVQHDMVEEAHVLFKLMHQKDAVSWTSMVVGFANRGWMRESVELFEQMPVKDEVAWTAIISSFITNGDYLSAVRWFCRMSQEGCKPNTIAFSCLLSALASLAMLNQGRQAHAYSINMGWVFDSAVHTSLVSMYAKCGRLAEAYHVFSSISNPSLIAINSMITAFVQHGFVEDALKLFTKMQNAGYKPNHVTFLGILTGCARAGFVQQGYNYFESMRPVYGVEPNPEHYTCMVDLLGRAGLLAEALEMINSMPQNDHSDAWAALLSASSLHSNLAFAKIAAQKLLEKDPYDATAYTVLSRMFSSAGMEDEEMLKVVQLSNLASKRPGYSLIMQDKATEI; via the coding sequence ATGGCCGCGCTGCGACTGCCAAGAGCGCCGACCAccgcggcgctcgccgccggcgtccccCACCGGTTCCCGGCACCGGAGGGggagcctccgccgccgcgcggccccaACAGGGCGCACCTCAACGCGCTGCTCACGTCgtacggccgccgcggccgcctccgcgACGCCCAGCTCCTGTTCGACCAAATGCCCAGCCGCGACGTCATCTCCTGGACCGCCCTCCTCACCGCCTACGCCGACGGGGGAGACCTCGCCTCCGCGCGCCTCGTCTTCGACGACATGCCCCGCCGCAACGCCCCGTCCTGGAACGCGCTGCTCTCCGTCTACCTCcgcgcggcgcgcccgcggGCTGCCCACGCGCTCTTCTACAAGATGCCGGCCAAGAACGCGGTGTCCTACGGTGCCATCATCTCGGGGCTCGCCAAGGCGGAGATGCTGCATGAGGCGGAGTTGGTGTATGAGGAGATGCCATGGCAGTGGCGTGACCCAGTAGGGTCGAATGCGCTGATGGCTGGGTACTTGAGGGTCGGGGAGCTTGCCATGGCACTGAGGGTGTTCGAGGGAATGACGGTGAGGGATGTCATTTCCTGGAGCGCCATGGTCGATGGCCTCTGTAAACATGGGAGTGTGTCAGAGGCGAGGAGGGTGTTTGACGCCATGCCAGAGCGGAATGTGGTGTCTTGGACTTCGATGATTCGGGGATATGTGAAACGTGGGATGTGCAGAGATGGTCTCCTCCTGTTCCTGAATATGAGAAGAGAAGGTGTTCAGGTTAACACAACGACACTCTCAGTTGCGCTGGATGCTTGTGCTGCGGCCAGTCTTGCCAGAGAAGGGATTCAGATTCACAATTTGATTATATCAATGGGATTTGAGCTGGATATTTTCTTGGGTGATTCAATAATCATAATGTATTCTCGTTTTGGTTGGATGGTTGATGCAAAAAGGGCGTTCGACTGCATGCAGCAGAAAGACATAGTATCATGGAACTCACTGATCACAGGTTACGTTCAGCATGACATGGTTGAAGAAGCACATGTGCTGTTCAAGTTGATGCATCAGAAGGATGCTGTTTCTTGGACATCAATGGTTGTTGGGTTTGCTAACAGGGGTTGGATGAGGGAATCTGTTGAACTTTTCGAGCAAATGCCAGTAAAAGACGAGGTCGCTTGGACTGCGATCATTTCTAGTTTTATCACAAATGGGGACTATCTAAGTGCAGTGCGGTGGTTTTGCCGCATGTCACAAGAAGGATGCAAACCTAACACAATAGCTTTCAGTTGTCTGCTGAGTGCTTTGGCTAGCCTGGCAATGTTGAATCAGGGAAGGCAAGCTCATGCATATTCGATCAACATGGGATGGGTGTTTGACTCTGCCGTTCACACTTCTTTGGTATCGATGTATGCAAAATGTGGAAGGTTGGCTGAGGCTTATCATGTTTTCTCAAGCATTAGCAACCCAAGCCTTATTGCTATTAATTCTATGATTACAGCATTTGTGCAACATGGTTTCGTTGAAGATGCGCTGAAACTATTTACCAAAATGCAAAATGCTGGATACAAGCCTAATCATGTTACATTTTTAGGAATTCTGACTGGTTGCGCACGTGCTGGTTTTGTTCAACAAGGTTACAACTACTTTGAATCAATGAGACCAGTTTATGGTGTAGAGCCAAACCCTGAGCACTACACATGTATGGTTGATCTTTTAGGTCGTGCAGGCCTCCTTGCTGAAGCACTGGAAATGATTAACTCAATGCCCCAGAATGATCATTCTGATGCATGGGCAGCTTTGCTCAGTGCTAGTAGTCTCCATTCTAATCTCGCTTTTGCAAAAATAGCAGCACAGAAGCTTCTTGAGAAGGATCCTTACGATGCAACGGCTTACACAGTCCTGTCAAGGATGTTCTCCTCAGCAGGGATGGAGGATGAAGAAATGCTAAAAGTTGTACAGCTATCCAACTTGGCCAGTAAGAGGCCTGGTTATAGCCTTATTATGCAGGATAAGGCCACTGAAATATAA